The stretch of DNA aaagtttataataacatttgttGCTGCTGATACAATCATCAGCTATGCTGTATACTTTTTAAAGTATTCCGTTGTTCCAATGATTGTATCTCTACAAGAATGCTTGCTACGGCATGTCTAAAGCGATGAAATTGTACTAAAGAAAGTTCGAATGTATGAATTTCTCCAGTATCAAATGTACATTCCATTATAATGTATGGTTCCAGCACTCTACTTAAAACACTGAAAACAAAAGATACAAGAGTATATTGCCAAAATATACTTTGAAAAGTGATGGGtcaaagattaaaataatgattaaaaaaattcaacgtactttgatgaaataataacatCTATACGCCATTTGCATGATAATAAACGtggaaaaaattttgtttttttcattaaacctGTAAGTAAATCTGCTTTCTTTTGACCAGATATAACGGTATATAAATCCTCAATGCAatctgaagaaagaaaaaatctgaaaaaaatac from Vespa crabro chromosome 11, iyVesCrab1.2, whole genome shotgun sequence encodes:
- the LOC124427917 gene encoding COMM domain-containing protein 5-like encodes the protein MATLYQTQLLTALRNKTKHLTELKKTFVRPLIQIAVKAIEQEHIEEGVLDRISQKYNIPLEDVDEYFSTIFTILKTYLKYVSYSVKPADFKQALEELKFFLSSDCIEDLYTVISGQKKADLLTGLMKKTKFFPRLLSCKWRIDVIISSNVLSRVLEPYIIMECTFDTGEIHTFELSLVQFHRFRHAVASILVEIQSLEQRNTLKSIQHS